A genomic stretch from Desulfohalobium retbaense DSM 5692 includes:
- a CDS encoding lipoyl domain-containing protein: MSKRTYTITLVAIGIFCVLDLFFPPKHHAEYFWHVMPAFEAFYGFLGCTLIVVVSKAIGKHWLWQEATTVPLPKRAFAQDQDQGTIRRWFVSEGDQVDAGQDMVEVEIGDARLIIGSPQAGTIMRRFVDRNDFIHPGETLVDLKVSKYDVQEQVDDKVIIHG, encoded by the coding sequence ATGAGCAAACGGACTTACACCATCACGCTTGTGGCTATCGGCATATTCTGTGTTCTGGACCTTTTCTTTCCGCCAAAACACCACGCCGAATACTTCTGGCATGTCATGCCAGCCTTTGAAGCCTTTTACGGTTTTCTTGGCTGTACGCTTATCGTTGTCGTTTCCAAGGCCATCGGCAAACATTGGCTGTGGCAGGAAGCCACCACTGTCCCGCTTCCCAAGCGGGCCTTTGCTCAAGATCAGGACCAGGGCACGATCCGCCGCTGGTTTGTAAGCGAGGGAGATCAGGTCGACGCCGGACAGGATATGGTTGAGGTCGAAATCGGTGACGCACGGCTGATCATTGGCTCTCCCCAGGCCGGGACAATCATGCGCCGCTTTGTGGACCGCAACGACTTCATTCATCCCGGCGAAACCCTCGTTGATCTCAAAGTCTCCAAATACGACGTTCAAGAACAAGTTGACGACAAGGTGATCATCCATGGCTAG
- a CDS encoding monovalent cation/H+ antiporter subunit D family protein, whose protein sequence is METLVSLKPLLAVLVSLAATPLIVASGKRPNVRETWTFVAAFLKCGIVVSMIPAVLDGKRLVLSLVEIFPGVPLAFHVDALGLLFAVVASCLWIITAMYTMGYMRAENEHSQTRFFTFFAIALSSTMGVAFSANLFTLYLFYEVLSFSTYPLVTHHQDQESRVSGRKYLGYLAGASIGLALPAMIIVYNITGTLDFTAQGILSGAQTSPGLLVALVLMLVFGFAKVALMPLHSWLPAAMVAPTPVSALLHAVAVVKVGAFSVFRVITGIFGVDFLAANNLNTGIMYVAGFTLLAASVIALSQDNLKRRLAFSTISQLSYIALGAAMLAPSALLGGSLHIANHAFMKITLFFCAGAIFVRHHKKNVSELDGIGYKMPFTMGAFAVGSLGMAGLPPIAGFISKWYLCLGALEADQILFLIVLLLSSLLNAAYFFPIVYRAFFRKPSEWVPGQRIKLAEAPALLVVPLCLTALYSIVLGIVPDFPLSLMELAQTAVTQITQGG, encoded by the coding sequence ATGGAAACTCTTGTCTCTCTCAAACCGCTGTTGGCTGTCCTGGTCTCGTTGGCGGCTACTCCGCTTATCGTCGCCTCGGGCAAACGTCCCAATGTCCGGGAAACGTGGACATTTGTAGCCGCCTTTCTCAAATGCGGCATTGTGGTCTCCATGATCCCGGCCGTTTTGGATGGGAAACGTCTGGTCCTGTCCCTGGTGGAAATTTTTCCCGGCGTGCCCTTGGCATTCCACGTCGACGCCCTGGGGCTGTTGTTTGCGGTCGTGGCCTCCTGTCTCTGGATCATTACCGCCATGTACACCATGGGGTATATGCGGGCCGAAAACGAACACAGCCAGACCCGATTTTTTACCTTTTTCGCCATCGCCCTGTCCTCGACAATGGGAGTGGCCTTTTCCGCAAACCTCTTTACTTTATACCTTTTTTACGAGGTGCTTTCGTTTTCGACCTACCCGCTGGTCACGCACCACCAAGACCAGGAATCCCGGGTTTCCGGCCGGAAATACCTCGGATATCTTGCCGGCGCTTCCATCGGTCTGGCCCTACCGGCCATGATCATCGTCTACAACATAACCGGCACTTTGGATTTTACCGCCCAGGGGATCCTCAGCGGTGCCCAGACCTCCCCCGGTTTGCTGGTGGCTTTGGTACTTATGCTTGTCTTCGGATTTGCCAAGGTCGCCTTGATGCCCTTGCATTCCTGGCTCCCTGCGGCCATGGTCGCCCCGACTCCAGTATCCGCCCTGCTCCACGCCGTGGCAGTGGTCAAAGTCGGCGCCTTTTCCGTTTTTCGCGTCATAACCGGTATTTTTGGAGTAGACTTTCTCGCCGCCAACAATTTGAACACCGGCATCATGTATGTAGCCGGATTCACGCTCCTGGCCGCCTCGGTGATTGCCCTGAGCCAAGACAATCTGAAACGGCGACTGGCTTTTTCCACCATCAGCCAGTTGTCCTATATCGCGCTTGGCGCGGCCATGCTCGCTCCGAGCGCTCTTCTGGGCGGTTCGCTGCATATTGCCAACCACGCCTTTATGAAAATCACGCTCTTCTTTTGCGCCGGAGCGATATTTGTCCGTCATCATAAGAAAAATGTGAGCGAATTGGACGGAATCGGATACAAGATGCCGTTTACCATGGGCGCCTTTGCCGTCGGCTCGCTCGGCATGGCCGGCCTGCCTCCGATAGCCGGTTTTATCAGTAAGTGGTACCTGTGCCTGGGCGCCCTGGAAGCCGACCAGATCCTTTTCCTCATTGTCCTTTTGCTCAGTTCCCTTCTCAATGCGGCCTACTTTTTCCCCATCGTCTACCGCGCTTTTTTCCGAAAACCGAGCGAATGGGTTCCCGGACAGCGGATCAAACTCGCAGAGGCCCCTGCTCTGCTTGTTGTTCCACTGTGTTTGACAGCCCTGTACTCTATCGTCCTGGGTATTGTTCCGGATTTCCCGTTGAGTCTCATGGAACTGGCCCAGACCGCTGTTACGCAGATCACCCAGGGAGGGTAA
- a CDS encoding complex I subunit 5 family protein — MNEQLPALVVITPLFVAFVVFAASWVRQKWCFPLAIFGLAASFAASLGVLVRVMQHGDIVYKMAGWTPPVGISFHIDTLNGLILPLIAGIALVNLVASRLNIENEQGENTGAFYALYLLTSTGLLGIVATGDAFNLFVLLEIASLSSYALLAMGHPRAILASLNYLLIGTVGSSFYLLGVGYLYIVTGSLNMVDIATLLPPLFESSAVSMAFTICLLGIFLKMAFFPLHGWLSNSYTYASSAASSLIAPLTTKVMVYVMIRFMFTVFTPEYIFEAIQISDIVVWFSIAAIVGGAVLAITATDFKRMLTYIILAEIGYMVGGAWLGTRAGFTGAILHIFNDALMTFCAFLVVANLKHMLGELRLSNLQNLFAKMPWTMGALAITAMSMIGVPPTCGFFSKWYLIKGALAAGQPLFIAALILSSLVNIVLFFRIFEVGFFEPAPSHGHGGHTAPKMTEAPLSMVLPLLLMALSLIVAGLYTGTLVETIIDPAIPKGIT, encoded by the coding sequence ATGAATGAACAATTACCAGCGCTTGTTGTCATAACGCCATTGTTCGTGGCTTTCGTGGTCTTTGCTGCCAGCTGGGTGCGGCAAAAATGGTGCTTTCCCCTTGCCATTTTCGGTCTTGCGGCCTCCTTTGCGGCCTCCCTTGGCGTACTCGTCCGTGTCATGCAACACGGCGATATCGTCTACAAAATGGCCGGCTGGACCCCGCCAGTGGGGATTTCCTTTCATATCGACACCCTCAACGGCCTCATTCTCCCTCTTATCGCCGGTATCGCCCTGGTGAATCTGGTCGCTTCTCGCCTCAATATTGAAAACGAACAGGGGGAGAACACCGGGGCTTTCTATGCCCTGTATCTGCTGACCAGCACCGGACTGTTGGGCATCGTCGCCACTGGCGACGCTTTTAACTTGTTCGTTTTGCTTGAAATCGCCTCTCTGAGTAGTTACGCCCTGCTGGCCATGGGCCACCCACGGGCGATCCTGGCCAGCTTGAACTATCTGCTGATCGGGACCGTGGGGTCGTCTTTCTACCTTTTGGGGGTCGGCTATCTGTATATCGTAACCGGTTCCCTGAACATGGTCGATATTGCCACCCTATTGCCCCCTCTTTTTGAATCCTCCGCCGTGTCCATGGCCTTCACCATCTGCCTGCTTGGCATTTTTCTGAAGATGGCCTTTTTCCCCCTGCACGGCTGGCTGTCCAACTCGTACACCTATGCCTCCTCAGCGGCTTCAAGTCTCATTGCGCCGCTCACGACCAAAGTCATGGTCTACGTCATGATCCGCTTCATGTTCACCGTCTTCACTCCGGAGTATATCTTCGAAGCCATTCAGATAAGTGATATCGTTGTCTGGTTCTCCATAGCGGCCATTGTTGGCGGCGCGGTCCTGGCCATCACCGCCACAGACTTCAAGCGCATGCTGACCTACATCATTCTGGCCGAAATCGGGTATATGGTTGGGGGCGCCTGGCTCGGGACCCGGGCCGGCTTCACCGGAGCCATCCTGCACATCTTCAATGATGCCCTGATGACCTTCTGTGCCTTTCTTGTGGTGGCCAATCTTAAACACATGCTTGGAGAACTGCGCCTTTCGAATCTGCAAAATCTTTTCGCCAAAATGCCATGGACCATGGGCGCCTTGGCCATCACAGCCATGTCCATGATTGGCGTTCCGCCAACCTGCGGCTTTTTCAGCAAATGGTATCTTATCAAAGGTGCCTTGGCGGCCGGGCAGCCACTGTTCATAGCCGCTCTGATTCTGTCGAGTCTTGTTAATATTGTCCTCTTTTTCCGGATCTTTGAGGTGGGCTTTTTTGAACCGGCTCCCAGCCACGGGCACGGCGGACACACGGCACCGAAAATGACCGAAGCGCCATTGAGCATGGTCCTGCCGCTGTTGCTTATGGCCCTGAGCCTGATTGTTGCCGGCCTGTACACCGGCACGCTGGTGGAGACAATCATTGATCCTGCAATTCCCAAAGGCATCACTTGA
- a CDS encoding cation:proton antiporter subunit C — MDAILSTLLGKYNYWIYIALMMLGLWAIIAKNNLIKKIIGLNIFQTGIILFYISISAKKDATIPILMHHGGHGGHEAIHAVNYVNPLPQVLMLTAIVVSVATLGVALALSIRLYQRYKSLEEDEILTQLREEQ, encoded by the coding sequence ATGGATGCCATTTTATCCACTCTTTTGGGCAAATATAACTATTGGATTTATATTGCCCTCATGATGCTTGGGCTTTGGGCAATTATCGCCAAGAATAATCTGATCAAGAAAATTATAGGGCTGAACATTTTTCAAACCGGCATTATCCTGTTTTACATCTCTATTAGTGCCAAAAAAGACGCAACGATTCCAATTTTGATGCATCATGGAGGTCACGGAGGGCATGAAGCCATTCATGCAGTCAATTATGTCAATCCGTTGCCACAAGTTTTGATGCTCACCGCCATTGTTGTTTCAGTGGCAACACTCGGTGTGGCATTGGCGTTGAGTATTCGTCTGTATCAACGCTACAAGTCGCTAGAAGAGGATGAAATTCTGACCCAGTTGAGAGAAGAACAATGA
- a CDS encoding Na(+)/H(+) antiporter subunit B, which translates to MRKLALLSICISGLLLIYATGDFPSFGDPHSPAAEYLSPHYIEQTLEETSVPNIVSAVLADYRGYDTMFETVVVFSAALACFFLLRFRKASPRDRFYRHNLTGVVLHLTGDKKIPEGSVHFERIDSKWTPQTPIVRIVSRLLTPFLQLFGLYVIFHGHHSPGGGFQGGVILGASFLLLALSHDLRFVISRVGEKFLSIFNALGVMLYSGVGLICLGLGANFLDYSSLSAIMPVNEVAARSWGILFVEIGVGITVMASMILIYNNVASEGRWDEGL; encoded by the coding sequence TTGAGAAAGCTAGCTCTGCTCAGCATCTGCATCAGCGGCCTCCTGCTGATTTATGCCACTGGCGATTTTCCGTCCTTCGGTGATCCCCATTCCCCGGCGGCGGAATATCTCTCTCCCCACTATATCGAACAGACATTGGAAGAGACGTCCGTCCCCAACATCGTTTCCGCCGTGTTGGCTGACTACAGAGGATACGACACCATGTTCGAGACGGTGGTGGTCTTCTCTGCCGCCCTGGCCTGCTTTTTCCTGCTGCGCTTTCGCAAAGCCTCTCCTCGGGACAGATTTTATCGGCACAACTTGACCGGAGTGGTCCTGCATCTGACCGGGGACAAAAAGATTCCTGAAGGGTCTGTCCATTTTGAGCGTATCGACTCCAAATGGACCCCACAGACGCCCATCGTGCGCATCGTCTCGCGGTTGTTAACTCCTTTTCTCCAGCTTTTTGGCCTCTATGTTATTTTCCATGGGCACCACAGCCCTGGGGGAGGCTTCCAGGGCGGTGTCATACTGGGGGCGTCGTTTCTCCTCCTGGCGCTTTCCCATGACCTGCGGTTTGTCATTTCCCGCGTCGGGGAAAAATTCCTCTCCATCTTCAATGCCCTCGGGGTCATGCTTTACAGCGGTGTCGGCCTTATCTGTCTTGGCCTTGGTGCCAATTTCCTTGACTACTCAAGTTTGTCGGCCATCATGCCGGTCAACGAAGTCGCGGCCCGTTCATGGGGCATTCTTTTTGTTGAAATCGGCGTTGGTATCACGGTCATGGCTTCCATGATACTTATCTACAACAATGTGGCCTCTGAAGGCCGTTGGGACGAGGGGCTCTAA
- a CDS encoding Na(+)/H(+) antiporter subunit B: MIWQIDLLVLTLVLICGFFSLRIKDLLSAAILYSAYSFMMCLLWAVMGAVDVAFTEAAVGAGASTVFFLAAIYRTTRRTKD, encoded by the coding sequence ATGATTTGGCAAATCGACCTGCTGGTCTTGACCCTGGTACTTATTTGCGGGTTCTTTTCCCTGCGCATCAAGGACCTCTTGAGCGCGGCCATTTTGTACAGCGCCTATAGTTTTATGATGTGTCTGCTCTGGGCCGTCATGGGCGCGGTGGACGTAGCCTTCACCGAAGCCGCGGTTGGAGCCGGAGCGAGTACCGTCTTTTTCCTGGCTGCCATTTACCGCACGACAAGGAGGACAAAAGATTGA
- the mnhG gene encoding monovalent cation/H(+) antiporter subunit G — MDLVIIILIGIGLLFFTGGTIGIIRLPDFYCRLHASGKMDTLASMLIVAGIGLYLLEHPSLGSILVTLKIILIVVFAFLALPTATHAIVDSGHRAGLIPWQKPHADEHPEDLE; from the coding sequence ATGGATCTTGTTATCATCATTCTCATCGGCATCGGCTTGCTGTTTTTCACCGGCGGCACCATCGGCATCATCCGGTTGCCCGATTTCTATTGCCGCCTCCACGCTTCAGGGAAAATGGATACCCTGGCCAGCATGCTTATCGTGGCTGGCATTGGCTTGTATCTTTTGGAGCATCCGAGCCTCGGCAGTATCCTCGTGACGCTGAAAATCATCCTCATCGTCGTCTTCGCCTTCCTTGCTCTGCCCACGGCGACACACGCTATCGTCGATTCTGGACACCGAGCCGGTCTTATCCCGTGGCAAAAGCCGCACGCGGACGAACACCCGGAGGACCTCGAATGA
- a CDS encoding monovalent cation/H+ antiporter complex subunit F — MQTVFLISAVILVLLMILSLYRAVFGPVALDRLVGVNAIGSKTTVLLLFIGLLYERMDMFVDIALAYAMLNFIAVLGVSRFFHKRRGATAAEAKRWW, encoded by the coding sequence ATGCAGACTGTATTTCTCATCAGCGCCGTGATTTTGGTGTTGCTCATGATCCTTTCGCTGTATCGGGCGGTTTTCGGGCCAGTGGCTTTGGACCGCCTGGTAGGGGTGAACGCCATCGGCAGCAAAACCACTGTCCTGCTTCTCTTCATTGGCCTGCTCTATGAACGTATGGACATGTTTGTCGATATCGCCCTGGCCTACGCAATGCTCAACTTTATTGCTGTCTTAGGCGTTTCCCGCTTTTTCCACAAACGCCGGGGGGCCACCGCAGCCGAAGCCAAGCGGTGGTGGTAA
- a CDS encoding Na+/H+ antiporter subunit E — translation MAIVPEQRKPGVVPVADRTKGTFTGRPRGRAPFLFTSAILFVIWIILSGRFDWLHLTYGLLSSLLVAYFSSDLLFISADLSRIPGQWLRFVLYLPYLFKEIFMANLHMLYLVFHPRMMDLIDPQIIKFQGNLQSDMSVVTLANSITLTPGTITMNVSPVGVFTVHGIDRKSASALPGDMRDKVAQTFGESEPLEE, via the coding sequence ATGGCTATTGTTCCCGAACAACGCAAACCAGGGGTCGTCCCGGTGGCCGACCGTACAAAAGGAACCTTCACCGGGCGCCCTCGTGGGCGAGCCCCGTTTCTTTTTACGAGCGCCATTTTATTCGTCATCTGGATCATTTTGTCCGGACGATTTGACTGGCTCCATCTGACGTACGGACTCTTGTCCAGCCTCCTGGTGGCCTACTTCTCCAGTGACTTGTTGTTCATCTCCGCCGACCTCAGTCGAATCCCAGGCCAATGGCTCCGGTTTGTGCTTTATCTGCCCTATTTATTTAAAGAAATTTTCATGGCCAATTTGCACATGCTCTATCTGGTCTTTCATCCCCGGATGATGGACCTGATCGATCCGCAAATCATCAAATTTCAGGGCAATCTCCAGTCAGATATGTCCGTGGTTACCCTGGCCAACTCGATCACGCTGACCCCCGGGACAATCACCATGAATGTCTCTCCCGTCGGCGTGTTCACCGTCCACGGCATTGACCGCAAATCCGCCTCGGCCCTGCCCGGTGACATGCGCGACAAAGTCGCCCAAACCTTCGGTGAGTCCGAACCCCTCGAGGAATGA
- the trpB gene encoding tryptophan synthase subunit beta, which produces MTATLSADGFFGPYGGQFVPEQLRSVLSELDQAFQSAKQDPEFLRDYSYYLNTYVGRPSPIYHCANLSRRLGGAQIYLKREDLNHLGAHKVNNTIGQILLARRMGKKKIIAETGAGQHGVATAATAALMDMECTIYMGEEDIRRQELNVFRMQMMGATVVPATSGQRTLKEAVDEAINAWVLDADNTFYLLGSAVGPHPYPSMVRHFQEIIGSEARAQIQEEAKRLPDHVIACVGGGSNAIGIFSAFLNDSEVVLEGVEPSGRGLECGEHAATLTLGQPGTMHGFHSYMLQDDAGEPAPVYSISAGLDYPSVGPEHSFLKDAGRVSYVMASDKQALDAFFMLSKTEGIIPALESSHALARAIELAPSQSPEALILVNLSGRGDKDVAEVKHIVEQGGCAG; this is translated from the coding sequence ATGACCGCCACCCTCTCCGCTGACGGCTTCTTCGGCCCCTACGGAGGCCAATTTGTCCCCGAACAACTGCGCTCGGTGCTCAGCGAGCTAGACCAGGCCTTCCAAAGCGCCAAGCAGGATCCGGAATTCCTTCGGGACTATTCGTACTATCTCAACACCTATGTCGGACGCCCTTCTCCAATATACCACTGCGCGAACCTTTCCCGCCGTCTTGGCGGAGCCCAGATCTATCTCAAACGGGAGGATCTGAACCACCTCGGTGCCCACAAGGTCAACAATACTATTGGGCAGATCCTTTTGGCCCGCCGCATGGGCAAGAAAAAGATCATTGCTGAAACCGGTGCCGGGCAACACGGTGTGGCCACTGCGGCTACGGCGGCGCTGATGGATATGGAATGCACCATTTACATGGGCGAAGAAGATATCCGCCGCCAGGAACTCAACGTCTTTCGCATGCAGATGATGGGCGCCACCGTGGTCCCAGCCACTTCTGGACAGCGCACGCTCAAAGAGGCGGTGGACGAAGCCATCAACGCCTGGGTCCTCGATGCGGACAACACCTTCTACCTTCTCGGCTCGGCAGTCGGTCCCCACCCTTACCCCAGCATGGTTCGCCACTTCCAGGAAATCATCGGCAGTGAGGCCAGGGCACAGATCCAGGAAGAGGCCAAACGGCTTCCCGACCACGTTATCGCCTGTGTCGGGGGAGGCTCAAACGCCATCGGCATATTTTCCGCGTTTCTCAACGACAGCGAGGTGGTCCTCGAGGGAGTCGAGCCTTCCGGTCGGGGCCTCGAATGCGGGGAACACGCCGCGACATTGACCCTGGGCCAGCCCGGAACCATGCACGGTTTCCACTCCTATATGCTCCAGGACGATGCCGGGGAACCGGCGCCGGTCTATTCCATCTCCGCCGGGCTGGATTACCCCAGCGTCGGCCCCGAGCACAGCTTCCTCAAGGACGCCGGCCGCGTCTCCTATGTCATGGCTAGCGACAAGCAAGCTTTGGACGCGTTTTTCATGCTCTCCAAAACCGAGGGCATCATCCCGGCCCTGGAATCCTCCCATGCCTTAGCACGCGCCATTGAACTGGCCCCCAGCCAGTCTCCTGAGGCGCTTATCCTGGTCAATCTTTCAGGCCGTGGCGACAAGGATGTGGCTGAAGTCAAACATATTGTCGAGCAGGGCGGTTGCGCCGGATAA